In Rhodamnia argentea isolate NSW1041297 chromosome 4, ASM2092103v1, whole genome shotgun sequence, the following proteins share a genomic window:
- the LOC115741138 gene encoding heat shock factor protein HSF30-like produces the protein MRERSSYEGLPVEREGEAIDMEGEVVLREEEASSNVRRRRPQPMEGLGEAGPPPFLTKTFEIVEDPATDPIVSWSGARNSFIVWDAHLFSTALLPKYFKHGNFSSFIRQLNTYGFRKVDPDRWEFAHEGFLGGQRHLLKTIKRRRHVLQSTHQRAGGACVELGHYGLNSELERLRRDRGLLVAEVARLRQQQEQSRDQIFAMEQRMQYTERKQQQMMAFLAKACNSPFFIRQLVQRNARGRELRGVKIGHKRRLTATPSLENLQDEVTAAAVGHGGEGDGANREQEEMVNLESEMRTMFSAALDDESSSDVKEPSTAPIPATRCGSTDAVNQTILEELLSEDLMTGNPEEEILVGDQPEIDMEADDLAPGGRNAGEGLQDIVNQSGYLGSKP, from the exons ATGCGAGAAAGAAGCTCATACGAGGGATTGccagtagagagagagggagaagcgATCGATATGGAGGGAGAGGTCGTCTTGAGAGAGGAGGAGGCGTCGTCCAACGTGCGGCGGAGGCGGCCGCAGCCCATGGAGGGGCTGGGCGAGGCGGGGCCGCCGCCGTTCCTGACGAAGACGTTCGAGATCGTGGAGGACCCGGCGACGGATCCGATCGTGTCGTGGAGCGGGGCGAGGAACAGCTTCATCGTCTGGGACGCCCACCTGTTCTCCACCGCCCTGCTCCCCAAGTACTTCAAGCACGGCAACTTCTCCAGCTTCATCCGACAGCTCAACACCTAC GGTTTCAGGAAGGTCGATCCAGATCGGTGGGAGTTTGCCCACGAAGGGTTCTTGGGAGGGCAGAGACACCTCCTGAAGACCATCAAGAGGAGGCGGCACGTACTGCAGAGCACGCACCAGCGAGCAGGAGGGGCATGCGTCGAACTGGGTCATTACGGGCTCAACAGTGAGCTCGAGAGGTTGAGGAGGGACAGGGGCTTGCTGGTGGCCGAGGTTGCGAGGTTGAGGCAGCAGCAGGAGCAGTCGAGGGACCAGATCTTCGCGATGGAGCAACGGATGCAGTATACCGAGAGGAAGCAACAACAAATGATGGCTTTCCTCGCTAAAGCGTGCAATAGCCCGTTCTTCATTCGGCAACTCGTGCAAAGAAATGCTCGTGGAAGGGAATTGAGAGGAGTCAAAATCGGGCACAAGCGCCGGTTGACCGCTACCCCAAGCCTGGAGAATCTGCAAGATGAGGTCACAGCAGCTGCTGTAGGCCATGGAGGAGAAGGAGATGGCGCGAACCGCGAGCAAGAGGAAATGGTCAACTTGGAGTCGGAAATGCGGACAATGTTTTCGGCTGCCTTGGACGATGAATCGAGCAGCGATGTGAAGGAACCGAGCACGGCTCCAATACCTGCTACGAGATGCGGCAGCACAGATGCGGTCAATCAGACGATCCTGGAAGAATTGCTGAGTGAAGATCTGATGACCGGGAATCCAGAAGAAGAAATATTGGTCGGTGACCAGCCTGAGATCGACATGGAGGCTGATGATCTCGCGCCCGGGGGCAGGAATGCAGGCGAGGGGTTGCAAGACATTGTAAATCAATCGGGTTATCTCGGGTCGAAGCCGTGA